One genomic window of Amphiura filiformis chromosome 3, Afil_fr2py, whole genome shotgun sequence includes the following:
- the LOC140147135 gene encoding somatostatin receptor type 4-like, whose translation MAACTGNITKFWMGLLVHQITAGKYSAVHWNWKSYTQIVMAIIGIVGNSLVICVYLRKLRFHIATNTLILNLAVADLLGSIFIIPLPKVTQIGEGPFSEIYCSLAWSGVLLWIAIVASIYTLTMLSVERYLAVIYPIKYRLLFVGARPKIVIISIWILSAFVNLYITFVAKNSNGICIVKWPNPAFQAIFGVFLFLAEFFIPMLIMLVSHVRTIFSLRTQAETILRSGSARNSPSMALLRTRRKVIETLFVVVVTFIICWLPDQLAYMLYNIGVLETEYLSTHLYEFFVLLAFLNSCVNPIIYTFKNKEFRHSLKVLLRVRKRNQIHATNDNPIVDIRSTAK comes from the coding sequence ATGGCAGCTTGCACTGGTAACATTACCAAATTCTGGATGGGACTACTTGTGCACCAGATCACCGCCGGTAAATATTCTGCAGTTCATTGGAACTGGAAGAGTTACACGCAAATTGTCATGGCTATTATTGGCATCGTCGGTAATTCACTAGTTATCTGTGTTTACCTACGCAAACTTCGATTCCACATAGCTACGAATACGCTGATTCTTAACCTAGCCGTAGCTGATCTTCTTGGCTCCATCTTCATCATACCGCTTCCGAAAGTGACTCAAATTGGCGAGGGTCCATTCAGTGAGATTTACTGTAGTTTGGCCTGGTCTGGTGTACTGCTGTGGATTGCCATAGTGGCCTCTATCTACACTTTAACAATGCTATCGGTGGAAAGATATTTAGCTGTGATTTACCCCATCAAGTATAGATTGTTGTTCGTCGGTGCTCGCCCAAAAATAGTCATAATATCAATCTGGATCTTGAGTGCTTTTGTTAATTTATATATAACATttgttgctaaaaattcaaacggTATCTGTATAGTGAAATGGCCGAATCCAGCATTCCAAGCCATTTTTGGAGTATTCTTATTCCTAGCCGAGTTCTTCATCCCGATGCTAATAATGTTAGTTTCTCACGTACGTACCATATTTTCTCTGAGAACGCAAGCGGAGACAATTCTGCGAAGTGGGTCTGCCCGCAACAGCCCGTCAATGGCTTTGCTACGCACACGAAGGAAAGTCATAGAaactttatttgttgttgttgtaacttTCATCATATGCTGGTTGCCTGATCAGCTAGCATATATGTTATACAATATTGGGGTACTtgaaactgaatatttatcaacTCATCTCTATGAATTCTTTGTTCTGTTAGCTTTTCTAAATTCATGTGTTAATCCAattatttatacttttaaaaataaagaaTTTCGTCATTCTTTGAAAGTTCTGCTTCGAGTGCGTAAAAGAAATCAAATTCATGCAACTAACGATAATCCAATAGTTGACATTAGATCGACCGCCAAATAA